Proteins co-encoded in one Burkholderia ambifaria AMMD genomic window:
- a CDS encoding M48 family metallopeptidase, whose translation MRNDRLLRAARVAAALSVGVAALGAAASTHPTDAGAAAAGSAAAAPSTPATTVAPSAAEAAQPSGGAVPSKAYAPTSQQVRYGDAIAFRTLIPSPLLEQLTASEYAQIVQTAADSDRLLPANQPRVKRLRAIVMKLAPYSVKWNDRVKSWAWDVNAIRSRDIRVTCLPGGKVLVYGGMLDRVRLNDDELGVLLAHGIAHALREHARSNLGTASQTSLRAAALPPLFGVGDPLPQALNLGARLQTLRYDPTDETEADVIGGDIAARAGFDPRAAITLWDKLAAATRANKTSGFIYTHPYGATRRQDLLNRLQDLMPLYAKATGKRVDTLPDYAGISAQRRKVARR comes from the coding sequence GTGCGCAATGACCGCCTGCTTCGCGCCGCACGCGTCGCCGCCGCACTGAGCGTCGGCGTCGCGGCGCTCGGCGCGGCGGCAAGCACGCATCCGACCGACGCCGGGGCAGCCGCGGCCGGCTCCGCGGCGGCTGCGCCGTCCACGCCGGCGACCACCGTCGCGCCGTCTGCCGCCGAAGCCGCGCAGCCGAGCGGCGGGGCCGTGCCGTCGAAAGCCTATGCGCCGACGTCGCAGCAGGTCCGCTACGGCGACGCGATCGCGTTCCGCACGCTGATCCCGTCGCCGCTGCTCGAACAGCTGACCGCGAGCGAATACGCGCAGATCGTGCAAACGGCCGCCGACAGCGACCGCCTGCTGCCCGCGAATCAGCCGCGCGTGAAACGCCTGCGCGCGATCGTCATGAAGCTGGCGCCGTATTCGGTGAAGTGGAACGATCGCGTGAAGAGCTGGGCGTGGGACGTCAATGCGATCCGCTCGCGCGACATCCGCGTCACGTGCCTGCCGGGCGGCAAGGTGCTCGTGTACGGCGGGATGCTCGATCGCGTCCGCCTGAACGACGACGAACTCGGCGTGCTGCTTGCGCACGGCATCGCCCATGCGCTGCGCGAACACGCACGCAGCAATCTCGGCACGGCGTCGCAAACGTCGCTGCGCGCGGCCGCGCTGCCGCCGCTGTTCGGCGTCGGCGATCCGCTGCCGCAGGCGCTGAACCTCGGCGCACGTCTGCAGACGCTGCGCTACGACCCGACCGACGAGACCGAAGCCGACGTGATCGGCGGCGACATCGCCGCCCGCGCGGGCTTCGATCCGCGCGCGGCGATCACGCTGTGGGACAAGCTCGCGGCGGCCACCCGCGCGAACAAGACGTCGGGATTCATCTACACGCATCCGTACGGCGCGACGCGGCGGCAGGATCTGCTGAACCGGCTGCAGGACCTGATGCCGCTGTATGCGAAGGCGACGGGCAAGCGCGTCGACACGCTGCCCGACTATGCGGGCATCAGCGCGCAGCGACGCAAGGTCGCGCGGCGCTGA
- a CDS encoding AraC family transcriptional regulator codes for MSFQPLFDDMGDRVRRRMIELHSSLAPNEGDTLAALDGVRFFRVSRPVPRMPVLYEPSIIVVCQGRKLGYLGDRSFVYDAQQYLVLSVPLPFECETFASPDEPFLAISIRVDLAVIAELAILLDETLGAAVSEPHGVYSTPLDAPLADAVVRLLEALASPHDTCVLGPAIMREIAYRVLTGAQGDAIRAALAQQHHFGRVAKALRRIHADLKADLDVETLAREAGMSLAVFHAQFKHVTATSPMQYVKAARLHQARLMMVQDGVGAGAAAARVGYASASQFSREFKRLFGRSPGDEVRWMRESGSRPVESGVGA; via the coding sequence ATGAGCTTCCAGCCCCTTTTCGACGATATGGGCGACCGTGTGCGGCGCCGCATGATCGAGCTGCATTCGAGCCTCGCGCCGAACGAGGGCGATACGCTGGCGGCGCTCGACGGCGTGCGCTTCTTCCGCGTGAGCCGCCCCGTGCCGCGCATGCCGGTGCTGTACGAGCCGAGCATCATCGTCGTGTGCCAGGGCCGCAAGCTCGGCTATCTCGGCGACCGCTCGTTCGTCTACGACGCGCAGCAGTATCTCGTGCTGTCGGTGCCGCTGCCGTTCGAATGCGAAACCTTCGCGAGCCCGGACGAGCCGTTTCTCGCGATCTCGATCCGCGTCGATCTCGCGGTGATCGCCGAGCTCGCGATCCTGCTCGACGAGACGCTTGGCGCGGCGGTCAGCGAGCCGCACGGCGTCTATTCGACGCCGCTCGATGCGCCGCTCGCCGACGCGGTGGTGCGGCTCCTCGAAGCGCTCGCGTCGCCGCACGACACCTGCGTGCTCGGGCCGGCGATCATGCGCGAGATCGCATACCGCGTGCTGACGGGCGCGCAGGGCGACGCGATTCGCGCGGCGCTCGCCCAGCAGCATCATTTCGGCCGCGTCGCGAAGGCGCTGCGGCGCATCCATGCGGACCTGAAGGCCGATCTCGATGTCGAGACGCTCGCGCGCGAGGCCGGGATGAGCCTCGCCGTGTTCCACGCGCAGTTCAAGCACGTGACGGCGACGTCGCCGATGCAGTATGTGAAGGCCGCGCGCCTGCACCAGGCGCGCTTGATGATGGTGCAGGACGGCGTCGGCGCGGGTGCCGCCGCCGCGCGGGTCGGCTATGCGAGCGCGTCGCAGTTCAGCCGCGAATTCAAGCGGCTGTTCGGCCGCAGTCCCGGTGACGAAGTGCGCTGGATGCGCGAGAGCGGCAGCCGGCCGGTCGAATCGGGCGTCGGCGCGTAG
- a CDS encoding NAD(P)-dependent alcohol dehydrogenase, whose product MSTTYAYAATDAQSPLAPFEFQRRALRDLDVQIEVLYCGVCHSDLHQARNEWRNTIYPVVPGHEIVGRVTATGPQVSRFKVGELVGVGCLVDSCRTCPSCAEGLEQYCENGFVGTYNGQDRVTGDITYGGYSTQLVVDEAFVLRVPETLDPAGAAPLLCAGITTYSPLRQWNVGPGKKVGIVGLGGLGHMGVKLARAMGAHVVLFTTSPSKIEDGKRLGAHEVVISKDEAQMNAHLNSFDFILNTVAAQHDLNPFLHLLKRDGTMTLVGAPEHDHPSPQVFNLIFKRRRLAGSLIGGIAETQEMLDFCAEHGITSDIETIPMQQINAAYERMLKSDVKYRFVVDMASLKQ is encoded by the coding sequence ATGAGCACAACCTACGCTTACGCGGCGACCGATGCGCAATCGCCGCTCGCCCCGTTCGAATTCCAGCGCCGCGCGCTGCGCGACCTCGACGTCCAGATCGAGGTGCTGTACTGCGGCGTCTGCCACTCGGACCTGCACCAGGCCCGCAACGAATGGCGCAACACGATCTATCCGGTCGTGCCGGGCCATGAAATCGTCGGCCGCGTGACCGCAACCGGCCCGCAGGTGTCGCGTTTCAAGGTCGGCGAGCTGGTCGGCGTCGGCTGTCTCGTCGATTCGTGCCGCACCTGCCCGAGCTGCGCGGAAGGTCTCGAACAGTATTGCGAGAACGGCTTCGTCGGCACCTACAACGGCCAGGACCGCGTGACGGGCGACATCACGTACGGCGGCTATTCGACCCAGCTCGTCGTCGACGAGGCGTTCGTGCTGCGCGTGCCCGAGACGCTGGACCCGGCCGGCGCCGCGCCGCTGCTGTGCGCGGGGATCACGACCTACTCGCCGCTGCGCCAGTGGAACGTCGGGCCCGGCAAGAAGGTCGGGATCGTCGGCCTCGGCGGGCTCGGCCACATGGGCGTGAAGCTCGCGCGCGCGATGGGCGCGCACGTCGTGCTGTTCACGACCTCGCCGTCGAAGATCGAGGACGGCAAGCGGCTCGGCGCGCACGAAGTGGTGATTTCGAAGGACGAAGCTCAGATGAACGCGCACCTGAACAGCTTCGACTTCATCCTGAACACGGTGGCCGCGCAGCACGACCTGAATCCGTTCCTGCACCTGCTGAAGCGCGACGGCACGATGACGCTCGTCGGCGCGCCGGAGCACGACCATCCGTCGCCGCAGGTGTTCAACCTGATCTTCAAGCGCCGCCGCCTCGCGGGCTCGCTGATCGGCGGGATCGCGGAAACGCAGGAAATGCTCGATTTCTGCGCGGAGCACGGGATCACGTCGGACATCGAAACGATCCCGATGCAGCAGATCAATGCCGCTTACGAGCGCATGCTCAAGAGCGACGTGAAGTATCGGTTCGTGGTGGACATGGCGTCGCTCAAGCAGTAA
- a CDS encoding exodeoxyribonuclease III, translating into MMRVITANLNGIRSAAKKGFFEWLGEQNADCVCVQEIKVSADDLPADFVEPHGLRSYFHHAEKKGYSGAGMYSRHEPDDVIIGFGSSEFDPEGRYVEARYGKLSVVSVYVPSGSSGEERQQAKYRFMDEFMPHLAELKSKREVILCGDVNIVHKEIDIKNWKSNQKNSGCLPEERAWLTQLFDDVGYVDVFRTLDPRPEQYTWWSNRGQAYAKNVGWRIDYQIATPGVAGTAKRTSIFKDIKFSDHAPLTVDYDYKK; encoded by the coding sequence ATGATGCGAGTGATTACCGCCAACCTGAACGGCATCCGCTCCGCCGCGAAGAAGGGCTTTTTTGAATGGCTCGGCGAACAGAATGCCGACTGCGTGTGCGTGCAGGAAATCAAGGTATCGGCCGACGACCTGCCGGCCGACTTCGTCGAGCCGCATGGCTTGCGGAGCTATTTCCACCACGCCGAGAAGAAGGGCTACAGTGGCGCGGGCATGTACAGCCGCCACGAGCCCGATGACGTGATCATCGGCTTCGGCAGCAGCGAATTCGATCCCGAGGGACGCTACGTCGAGGCGCGCTACGGCAAGCTGTCGGTCGTGTCCGTGTACGTGCCGTCCGGCTCGAGCGGCGAAGAGCGTCAGCAGGCGAAGTACCGCTTCATGGACGAGTTCATGCCGCATCTCGCCGAGCTGAAGAGCAAGCGCGAGGTGATCCTGTGCGGCGACGTGAACATCGTCCACAAGGAAATCGACATCAAGAACTGGAAGAGCAACCAGAAGAACTCGGGCTGCCTGCCGGAAGAACGCGCATGGCTCACGCAGCTGTTCGACGATGTCGGCTATGTCGACGTATTCCGCACGCTCGACCCGCGCCCCGAGCAGTACACGTGGTGGAGCAACCGTGGCCAGGCTTACGCGAAGAACGTCGGGTGGCGGATCGATTACCAGATCGCGACGCCGGGCGTGGCCGGCACCGCGAAGCGCACGTCGATCTTCAAGGACATCAAGTTCAGCGATCACGCGCCGCTGACGGTCGATTACGACTACAAGAAGTGA
- a CDS encoding polyphosphate kinase 2 family protein: MAKQPSLDDFRVPYSTRDKEVAAFRLDAFDPAAKPFSSGSKDADRERLSAVSTELDVQQERLHTQQKKRVLLVLQGMDTSGKDGTVRAVFRDVDPLGLRIVPFKAPTPIEAAHDFLWRVHAQAPAAGELAIFNRSHYEDVLVPRVLELISDKECERRYRQIRDFETMLAENGTTIVKCFLHISKDEQRERLQARIDDPTKHWKFDIADLDARKHWDAYQSAYRDALAATSAEHAPWYVIPANSKTHRNVMIAELLLRTMTDMKLEFPPPKPELEGVKIR; this comes from the coding sequence ATGGCGAAACAACCGTCGCTCGACGATTTCCGCGTGCCGTACAGCACGCGTGACAAGGAAGTTGCCGCATTCAGGCTCGATGCGTTCGATCCGGCCGCGAAGCCGTTCTCGTCGGGCTCGAAGGATGCCGACCGCGAACGGCTCAGCGCCGTGTCGACGGAGCTCGACGTGCAGCAGGAGCGCCTGCACACGCAGCAGAAGAAGCGCGTGCTGCTCGTGCTGCAGGGGATGGACACCAGTGGCAAGGACGGCACCGTGCGCGCGGTGTTTCGCGACGTCGATCCGCTCGGCCTGCGCATCGTGCCGTTCAAGGCACCGACGCCGATCGAGGCCGCGCACGACTTCCTGTGGCGCGTGCACGCGCAGGCGCCGGCCGCGGGCGAACTCGCGATCTTCAACCGCAGCCACTACGAGGACGTCCTCGTGCCGCGCGTGCTGGAGCTCATCAGCGACAAGGAATGCGAGCGCCGCTACCGGCAGATCCGCGATTTCGAGACGATGCTCGCGGAGAACGGCACGACGATCGTCAAGTGCTTCCTGCACATCTCGAAGGACGAGCAGCGCGAGCGGTTGCAGGCGCGCATTGACGATCCGACGAAGCACTGGAAGTTCGACATCGCCGATCTCGACGCGCGCAAGCACTGGGATGCATACCAGTCGGCGTACCGCGATGCGCTCGCCGCAACCTCGGCCGAGCATGCGCCGTGGTACGTGATCCCGGCGAACTCGAAAACCCATCGCAACGTGATGATCGCCGAGCTGCTGCTGCGCACGATGACCGACATGAAGCTCGAATTCCCGCCGCCGAAGCCGGAGCTCGAAGGCGTGAAGATCCGCTAG
- the gatB gene encoding Asp-tRNA(Asn)/Glu-tRNA(Gln) amidotransferase subunit GatB translates to MATQWEVVIGLETHAQLSTVSKIFSGAPTQFGAEPNTQACPVDLALPGVLPVLNRGAVERAIRFGLAIGSTIAPRSIFARKNYFYPDLPKGYQISQYEIPVVQGGQITIQVPANEKAGKPAYEKTVNLTRAHLEEDAGKSLHEDFAGMTGIDLNRAGTPLLEIVTEPEMRSAAEAVAYAKSLHALVVWLGICDGNMQEGSFRCDANVSVRPVGQEKFGTRAEIKNLNSFRFLEEAINYEVRRQIELIEDGGEVVQETRLYDPDKRETRSMRSKEDAHDYRYFPDPDLMPLVIGQDWIERVQAGMPELPAAIQQRFVEQYGVSAYDAGVLTSSKAMAAYFEAVVAKAGAANAKIAANWLMGDVSSQLNRDGIEIDAIPVSAAQLALVLQRIADGTISNKIAKEIFSAIWDEKATDEAAADRIIDAKGLKQISDTGALEAIIDEVLAANAKSVEEFRAGKEKAFNALIGQAMKATKGKANPQQVNELLKKKLG, encoded by the coding sequence ATGGCTACTCAATGGGAAGTCGTCATCGGTCTCGAGACGCACGCGCAACTGTCGACCGTCTCGAAGATTTTCTCCGGCGCACCGACGCAGTTCGGCGCCGAGCCGAACACGCAGGCATGCCCGGTGGACCTGGCGCTGCCGGGCGTGCTGCCGGTGCTGAACCGCGGCGCGGTCGAGCGGGCGATCCGCTTCGGCCTCGCGATCGGCTCGACCATCGCGCCGCGCAGCATCTTCGCGCGCAAGAATTATTTCTACCCCGATCTGCCGAAGGGCTATCAGATCAGCCAGTACGAGATTCCCGTCGTGCAGGGCGGCCAGATCACGATCCAGGTGCCGGCCAACGAAAAGGCCGGCAAGCCGGCGTACGAGAAGACGGTCAACCTGACCCGCGCGCACCTCGAGGAAGATGCGGGCAAGTCGCTGCATGAAGACTTCGCCGGGATGACCGGGATCGACCTGAACCGCGCGGGCACGCCGCTGCTCGAGATCGTCACCGAGCCGGAAATGCGCAGCGCGGCCGAGGCCGTGGCCTACGCGAAGTCGCTGCACGCGCTCGTCGTGTGGCTCGGCATCTGCGACGGCAATATGCAGGAAGGCTCGTTCCGCTGCGACGCGAACGTGTCGGTGCGGCCGGTCGGCCAGGAAAAGTTCGGCACGCGCGCGGAAATCAAGAACCTGAACTCGTTCCGGTTCCTTGAAGAAGCGATCAACTACGAAGTGCGTCGCCAGATCGAGCTGATCGAGGACGGCGGCGAAGTCGTGCAGGAAACGCGCCTCTACGATCCGGACAAGCGCGAGACGCGTTCGATGCGCAGCAAGGAAGACGCGCACGACTACCGCTACTTCCCCGACCCCGACCTGATGCCGCTCGTGATCGGCCAGGACTGGATCGAGCGCGTGCAGGCCGGGATGCCCGAACTGCCGGCGGCGATCCAGCAGCGCTTCGTCGAGCAATATGGCGTGTCCGCGTACGACGCCGGCGTGCTGACGTCGAGCAAGGCGATGGCCGCGTACTTCGAGGCCGTGGTCGCGAAGGCCGGCGCCGCGAACGCGAAGATCGCCGCGAACTGGCTGATGGGCGACGTGTCGTCGCAGCTGAACCGCGACGGCATCGAGATCGACGCGATTCCGGTGTCGGCAGCGCAGCTCGCGCTGGTGCTGCAGCGCATCGCCGACGGCACGATCTCGAACAAGATCGCGAAGGAAATCTTCTCGGCGATCTGGGACGAGAAGGCGACCGACGAAGCCGCGGCCGACCGCATCATCGACGCGAAGGGCCTGAAGCAGATCTCCGACACCGGCGCGCTGGAAGCGATCATCGACGAGGTGCTCGCCGCGAACGCGAAGTCGGTCGAGGAATTCCGCGCGGGCAAGGAAAAGGCGTTCAACGCGCTGATCGGCCAGGCGATGAAGGCGACCAAGGGCAAGGCCAATCCGCAGCAGGTCAACGAACTGCTGAAGAAGAAGCTCGGCTGA